In the Pyrolobus fumarii 1A genome, one interval contains:
- the glmM gene encoding phosphoglucosamine mutase codes for MGRLFGTDGVRGVVNRELTVELALKLGLAIGTWFGTGSRILVGRDVRVGGDALMHAVIAGLEAVGCKVYVAGLAPTPAIQYAVRKHGFDGGVIVTASHNPPEYNGVKVVGSDGVEIPREAEREIEEIFFGSRWRYASWKSFVWEAKPWPNVIEDYVDAVASMVDDEAIRRRGFRVVVDAANSVGTLATPRVLQKLGVKVYTVNSDLNPLFPGREPEPTPDTLRETRRIVAELNTDLGVGHDGDADRAIIIDEKGEAWWGDRTGALLAAHVSERHPELPKRVFTGVSSSTLVEEYLSRFNIEVRWTPVGSVVISRMLIREGGIAGFEENGGYMHPLHQPVRDGAMTTALFLELMAHEGVKASELFDRLPKYYAVKTKVPMPREKAVEVVNEVKKHFSGQRMVTIDGVKVFGDGWWFLVRPSGTEPVLRIMVEARSPEEAKRLAEELKKLVEEIARSKA; via the coding sequence CTGGGCAGGCTCTTCGGCACAGACGGTGTACGCGGTGTTGTGAACCGCGAACTCACCGTTGAACTGGCTTTGAAGCTCGGCCTTGCTATCGGCACATGGTTTGGTACCGGTTCACGCATTCTAGTTGGTCGCGACGTGCGTGTGGGTGGCGATGCTCTAATGCATGCTGTCATAGCTGGTCTCGAAGCTGTAGGATGTAAGGTGTATGTTGCTGGCTTGGCACCTACACCAGCTATCCAATACGCTGTCCGAAAGCATGGTTTTGACGGTGGCGTTATAGTCACCGCTAGCCACAACCCGCCAGAGTACAACGGCGTCAAGGTTGTCGGTTCGGATGGTGTTGAGATCCCACGCGAGGCTGAGAGGGAGATAGAGGAGATATTCTTCGGTTCACGCTGGCGGTACGCCTCGTGGAAGAGCTTCGTATGGGAGGCCAAGCCGTGGCCTAACGTCATAGAGGATTACGTGGATGCTGTTGCATCGATGGTCGACGACGAGGCTATACGTAGGCGTGGTTTCCGCGTAGTTGTTGACGCGGCGAATAGCGTTGGCACACTAGCCACACCAAGAGTCCTTCAGAAGCTGGGAGTCAAGGTCTACACCGTGAACAGCGACCTAAACCCGCTCTTCCCGGGCAGGGAGCCCGAGCCGACACCAGATACACTACGCGAGACTAGACGCATAGTAGCAGAGCTCAACACAGACCTGGGCGTGGGCCACGATGGTGATGCGGACCGCGCAATCATAATCGATGAGAAGGGTGAAGCCTGGTGGGGCGACCGTACCGGCGCGCTCCTAGCTGCTCACGTATCCGAGCGGCATCCAGAGCTTCCAAAGAGGGTGTTTACCGGCGTATCTTCAAGCACGCTGGTCGAGGAGTACCTATCGAGGTTCAACATAGAGGTTCGCTGGACACCCGTGGGGAGCGTAGTGATATCCAGGATGCTGATTAGAGAGGGTGGTATAGCCGGGTTTGAGGAGAACGGCGGCTACATGCACCCGCTCCACCAACCGGTAAGAGACGGGGCAATGACAACAGCATTGTTCCTCGAGCTCATGGCGCACGAGGGTGTGAAGGCATCCGAACTCTTCGACAGATTACCAAAGTACTACGCTGTAAAGACAAAGGTGCCGATGCCACGTGAGAAGGCAGTAGAGGTCGTCAACGAGGTTAAGAAGCACTTCTCTGGCCAACGTATGGTGACAATCGACGGCGTCAAGGTGTTTGGCGACGGATGGTGGTTCCTTGTTAGACCCTCTGGTACAGAGCCTGTGCTCAGGATAATGGTGGAGGCTAGGAGTCCCGAGGAGGCTAAGAGGCTCGCAGAAGAGTTGAAGAAACTCGTAGAGGAGATTGCTAGGAGTAAGGCCTAG
- the speE gene encoding polyamine aminopropyltransferase, whose amino-acid sequence MCVNPGMAVIIGNELLLMESVGHNVLMGFKVKRVLYQAKSPYQYIMVAEIEDFGKALVLDGLIQSSERTEYIYHESLVHPAMVLHPNPRRVLILGGGEGATLREVLKHKTVEKAVMVDIDEMVVEAAKKYLQEWHQGAFDDPRSEVVIEDGMKYVEECLKRGEKFDVIIMDLTDPYGPEVSKGLYSREFFSKLSSILSDDGVLVTQAGNSFFYRDVYDMVLENIRSVFKHVEEYMVWVPEFGYANNFILASKVHDPRSLKAEDVNARLQERGVKTKLFNGEYYEALIKMPIIRG is encoded by the coding sequence ATGTGTGTCAATCCCGGCATGGCTGTAATAATAGGTAATGAGCTGCTCCTCATGGAGAGTGTTGGTCACAACGTACTCATGGGGTTTAAGGTTAAGCGCGTCCTATACCAGGCTAAGAGCCCCTACCAGTACATAATGGTCGCGGAGATAGAAGACTTCGGCAAAGCGCTGGTCCTAGACGGGCTCATCCAGAGTAGCGAGCGCACCGAGTACATCTACCACGAGAGCCTTGTTCACCCAGCTATGGTGCTACACCCCAACCCGCGCCGGGTGCTCATCCTAGGCGGTGGTGAGGGCGCGACACTACGAGAGGTGCTCAAGCACAAGACTGTAGAGAAGGCTGTAATGGTGGACATCGACGAGATGGTCGTAGAGGCTGCCAAGAAGTACCTGCAAGAGTGGCACCAGGGTGCATTTGACGATCCGCGCTCCGAGGTTGTGATAGAGGATGGCATGAAGTACGTGGAGGAGTGCCTAAAGCGTGGTGAGAAGTTCGATGTCATCATAATGGACTTGACCGACCCGTACGGGCCGGAGGTGTCCAAGGGTCTCTACAGTCGCGAGTTCTTCTCAAAACTAAGCAGCATACTAAGCGATGATGGCGTTCTCGTGACGCAAGCGGGCAACAGCTTCTTCTACCGCGATGTGTATGACATGGTGCTAGAGAACATCAGGAGCGTATTCAAGCATGTCGAGGAGTACATGGTATGGGTGCCAGAGTTCGGGTACGCCAACAACTTCATACTGGCTTCGAAGGTCCACGACCCACGCAGTCTCAAGGCCGAGGATGTAAATGCTAGGCTACAAGAGAGAGGCGTGAAGACAAAGCTGTTCAACGGAGAGTATTACGAGGCATTGATAAAGATGCCTATAATCCGCGGCTAG
- a CDS encoding Trm112 family protein: MKYRFMDIAACPMCRHFPLELYVIETREYPEREEQIKKLLEQYEPPLCELYCYRLQQPIGQSIEQAKEEIREKNLCLECLKVEVVTGVIYCPNCGRWYPIIDEIPRMLPDELRKKGEDLRFLRKYADRLPEKIVKGGKPWNLSESGEEE, translated from the coding sequence TTGAAGTATAGGTTCATGGACATTGCTGCGTGCCCCATGTGTCGCCACTTCCCACTCGAACTCTATGTCATAGAGACGCGTGAGTATCCTGAGCGCGAGGAGCAGATAAAGAAGCTACTGGAGCAGTACGAGCCTCCCCTCTGCGAACTCTACTGCTATAGGCTCCAACAGCCGATAGGACAGTCTATAGAGCAGGCAAAGGAGGAGATACGCGAGAAGAACTTGTGCCTCGAGTGTCTCAAGGTGGAGGTCGTGACTGGTGTGATATACTGTCCTAACTGCGGCCGTTGGTACCCGATAATCGACGAGATACCGAGGATGCTCCCCGACGAGCTGCGAAAGAAGGGCGAGGATCTGCGCTTCTTGCGCAAGTATGCTGATCGCCTGCCAGAGAAGATAGTGAAGGGCGGCAAGCCCTGGAATCTTAGCGAGAGCGGTGAGGAGGAGTAG
- the tatA gene encoding twin-arginine translocase TatA/TatE family subunit gives MSAWPFQGMEWVIILVIVLLIFGPKKLPELARGLGQALYEFRKASQGLVEEEEKKEKEGEKESKVSKEDEELIRKLAEKMGISTEGKSIEELKKEIIEKAKSEQQSEASSGSKK, from the coding sequence ATGTCGGCATGGCCGTTTCAGGGCATGGAGTGGGTCATAATTCTCGTGATAGTCCTCCTTATTTTCGGTCCAAAGAAGCTACCGGAGTTGGCTCGCGGGTTGGGTCAAGCCCTCTACGAGTTCCGCAAGGCTTCGCAGGGGCTTGTAGAGGAGGAAGAGAAGAAGGAGAAGGAGGGTGAGAAGGAGAGTAAGGTGAGCAAAGAGGATGAGGAGTTGATACGTAAGCTTGCGGAAAAGATGGGCATTAGTACTGAGGGTAAGAGTATCGAGGAGCTGAAGAAAGAGATCATCGAGAAGGCGAAGAGCGAGCAGCAGTCGGAGGCTAGCTCCGGCAGCAAGAAGTGA
- the tatC gene encoding twin-arginine translocase subunit TatC has product MASHEEEATIWEHLEELSVRLRRIIIAIAIAAVISAAVPLEALQGILALAPAIINVLPFHHTVPNHTYVTMTNNTTNVTMIMHNVLECNVVKLSDTKNGLLVLLRCKPSANNTINTKANSGGNSLLPLPFTISWTPLVVKVPEAIVSVVVPQEVYVAGKTYRVVLMPTGAFEAFEIILFSALLLGVVLASPIIVREIWAYVEPALYPHEKELIKKYGFFFTLLFLFGIALAIFVIAPLTYRVTLSLYPFFIPSDYNVIIKVSVAEVLKFTVELAIATGLIFETPLVIYILIVHGILEPDTVERNLKYVFLGAMILGAIISPDPSGLGMVIIDLTIYLPIHLAVKMAKKKKHAEKD; this is encoded by the coding sequence ATGGCGAGCCACGAGGAAGAAGCTACTATCTGGGAGCATCTTGAAGAGCTGAGCGTGAGATTACGCCGCATAATCATCGCCATAGCCATAGCCGCTGTTATCTCCGCAGCAGTGCCTTTAGAGGCACTGCAAGGCATCCTCGCCCTGGCACCAGCCATAATTAACGTTCTACCGTTTCATCATACAGTCCCCAACCACACCTACGTTACTATGACCAACAACACGACAAACGTAACAATGATAATGCATAATGTTCTAGAGTGTAACGTCGTCAAACTCTCGGATACCAAGAACGGTCTACTTGTGCTACTCCGTTGCAAACCCAGCGCAAACAACACGATTAATACAAAGGCTAACTCGGGTGGCAACTCACTACTCCCATTGCCATTCACAATCAGCTGGACACCGCTCGTCGTGAAAGTCCCCGAAGCCATAGTGTCGGTAGTAGTGCCACAAGAGGTATACGTGGCTGGCAAAACATACCGAGTTGTGCTAATGCCCACCGGCGCTTTCGAGGCTTTCGAGATAATACTGTTCTCTGCGCTTCTCCTGGGCGTCGTTCTGGCATCGCCCATTATAGTTAGGGAGATATGGGCTTACGTTGAGCCCGCGCTATACCCCCATGAGAAGGAGCTTATCAAGAAGTACGGCTTCTTCTTTACGCTGTTATTCCTCTTTGGCATAGCGTTAGCGATATTCGTCATAGCTCCACTAACCTATCGCGTTACGCTCAGCCTCTATCCGTTCTTCATACCATCAGACTACAACGTGATTATCAAGGTGTCTGTTGCCGAGGTGTTAAAGTTCACAGTCGAGCTAGCCATAGCCACTGGACTGATATTCGAGACACCACTAGTGATCTACATACTAATAGTGCACGGCATACTCGAGCCGGACACCGTTGAGCGCAACCTCAAGTACGTGTTCCTAGGCGCCATGATACTAGGCGCGATAATCTCGCCAGACCCCAGCGGCCTAGGCATGGTGATAATAGACCTCACGATATACCTCCCGATCCAC